TCTTTATTTTCCAGTAATTCCTCAATATGGTTATTTCAAATGGCCTACAGAAAAATCTATTTTTCAGACCTAAAATGCTTTATTTGATCCCAATTCTGCATTCTACGAAAAAAATTAATTGTTAAGTTTTAAACTTGCGTGAAGACCTGGCTCCAGCAGTAGAACATCTCTTGCAAGGCCAGAAAAATTAACTTAAAATTTTCCCATAATTTATTACTTCTAACAATTTGTTTATATCTTGTGTAAGTTTTCTAAAGTTCTCAAAATTAAGTGTTTGTGCTCCATCGGACAAAGCTTTTTCAGGATTAGGATGAACCTCGATTATCAAGCCATGAGCACCTGCTACGATTGCAGCTTTTGCAAGAATAGGAACTAAATGCCATTTACCAGTAGCATGGCTTGGGTCAAAAATAATAGGAAGATGTGATAGCTTTTTAATTACTGGAATTGCTGCTATGTCAGCTGTATTTCTTGTGTACTTATTGTCAAAAGTTCTTATGCCTCTTTCACACATTACAATCTGCTCATTTCCTTTATCCATAATTCTTTCAGCTGCTAATAACCATTCTTCAATCGTAGCTGACAAACCTCTTTTTAAAAGTACTGGTTTATTTATCCTGCCAACTTCATTTAATAAGGTAAAGTTTTGCATGTTTCTTGCTCCAATTTGAAGCATGTCAGTAAACTCAGCTACTAAATCTAAATCCCTAGCATCCATTACTTCTGTAACTACTTTTAGTCCAGTTTCTTTTCTGGCTATGTCTAAAAATTCAAGACCTAATTTCCCTAATCCTTCAAAAGCTCTTGGACCGGTTCGTGGCTTGAATGCACCTCCACGAAGCATTTTGGCGCCACATTCTTTCACAACTTTTGCTATAGCTAGAAGATTTTCCTGGTTTTCTACACTGCAGGGTCCTGCAATAATTACTGGTGAATTATCTCCTCCAATTTTTACATTCTTTCCAAGAGTTACTACTGTATCACTGTAGTGACTGTCTCTGCTTACAAGTTTAAAAGGAACCTGAATTCTTTCAACCTTTCTTACCCCATCTAATATTTCAAATTGATCAGTAGAATATTTTGAAGTCTCACCTATTGCAGCAATGACCGTTTGGATAACACCTTTATTAATTATTGTCTTCATGCCAAGAGCACAAACATGATCAATAACATTTTGAATTTGTTCTTGGCTTGCTTCAGGCTCCATTATGATAATCATTAATAAATTCCTTGCTAAGTTTGATTGGTTTTAACTAAGAGATAATACTATAAAACATATTTTATTAAACCTGCCTGTAACTACTTCAAGAGATTCTTCCTATACTTTACTTATGCTTATACTCCTTTTCAAGGTTGTTTATAAGCCTTAAGCTTGGAAGCCAGAGCAAATCATCTATCTCTTTTTGTGTTACCTTAGTTACTCTCTTTAGAAGATCTGGATCGTAAGAAATAGCTAAACCATACTTAAGGTGTATAAGGAACACTTGCACTCTTCTTGTTCTCATTTTTGTGGTGTTTAGAAGAGTGCGAAAAGGGTGTGTTTGCAGTGCGTTTGGACAAGATATGTAATTTCGTAGATGTTCTTCATTCTGGCTTGCTTGTTCTTTGTTCTTAAAAAGAACATTTTTTATTGCTAGAGCGCAGAATTCCATCTGTGTAAAACAAGGGTACTGCAATGGGCCGATTGCTTTATGGTCTTTTTGAAAGGTGAAATATTTTTCTGGGTCGTCTGGAAAATCTTCCTTACTATATAGTAATCTTTCTAAATCAGATCTTCCCTCCTTTCTTCGGTAAGTTATGCCGTCATAAATTGAATTATAAAATTCCTTACTAGCGGCTACTAGTTTGTTGTATTCTCTGGTAAAAAATGTTTCTCTACACCTTACAGGTGGTGGGTCTAGTAGATAGCCACACTGAGTAAGGACTGGTATAGAATTTTCTAGAATAGTAGCCATCTCTTGTTTGTAAGTCTTAAATGTGTAAATAGTAGCTAGTTCCTCTTTCGAATCTTTTAGCTCTTCAAGAGCTTCTTGAAGTGCAGCACCTTGTTTTGTGTTTCTAACTTGAGTTTCTTGATACTGATTTAACAAAAGTCGGTGTGCATTCTTAGCTTCAACTACTCTACCATTCAACAGCAGCTGTCCAATTTCTAAGCTAGTAGGTAAAGCTGTTTCTAATGGACTAATCCATCTCAATATTTCGTCTATTGGTGCACCTAAAAAAGTAAAATGGTTAGAAATTCTACCAGGATAAAGAGCTGAAATTCTTTTATCGAAACAATCTGACTCCTCCTCATATACTGAGTCTTGTTCAGCGAATATAAGGTCACCATAAACAATAGAAGCAAAAGCAGGTTCATCAGTAGATCTTTCAGGAACTTCAATTAATGCAAAACCATATCTGCCTCTTTGATGTACCCTAAGTATGCCATTAAGTTCTGTTGTCAGTTGAAGTAATCGTTCTGGAATTGATTTATCCGTAATAGACCCTGGTGATTTTATAGTTATTGATGTATCATCTCCTTTAATTTTTGTTACTGTTGCTACAATGCCTGAAGTTGGTTCACCTACAGGCCCACCAGAAGCTTTTTCAGCGCTGCTATCTGCTACCAAAGGAGTTTCCGGTTCCTCTTGCCTAAAATGACATCCTAGCAGTGTCCTTTGACGAATTAAATTAGTAACATTAACTGTTTTCATAATTTACAAAACTCTTTCTTTTTCTTACATAAATAATGCAATTAATTTTTTACATTGCACTCATATTTAAATTTTTTTTAATATTTATGTTAAATTTCTTGAAAGTATTATCATATAGACTAATTATACTTATTGTTGACTTCTTACAAATTACCATCATAAAGCTTTATTTGCTATTTCTTTAATCACTCCGGCATTTTTAAAGAATGCACCTCTATTACCGTCAAATTTTATACTAGCTTGATATTTACCTTGTGGTAGAAACTTAAAACTAAAGAAATTAACAAACTTGGATTCATCTTTTGTTTTTAGATCTGAGTAATTAATTTGAAGGATATTGTTGTTTTTAAGATTAAGTGTCATAGAAAAACTTATTGTTGCTCTGTAATTTTCTTCAATTACTGGCCTAAAATCAGGAGGGATTAAAAAACCTGTTATTGGTAATTGATTTATAAAGTCTTTATCATTTAGTATTTGTGTAACTGGATTGATATCTAGAGTTATGTTTGCATTTGGTTGTGTGAGATCTATTCCTTCAAAGCTTTTTGAAAATTGTAAATCTGCTCGTGATTTATCATTAACAACTTCAATTGGTTTCCCTTTTTCGTCTACACTTGGTGCTTTGGTTTGTTCTACTGACGAATATATTCTATTTAGTATTAGGTCAAATATATTAGCTGGTAAGAAAAGAGATATTTGTAAATTATTTTGGGTTGTTTGTTTTTTAATCTCTGGATCAAGTAAGTCTTTAGGAACTATGTTGTTGTCTATTGAAAGAGAAAAAGAGTTTTGACTATTTAAAATTAGTTTAGTTAAAACACTATCAATAGAAGTATCAGTAAATGGATTAATAATTGCTTCTAATTTTTCTTGTGGAATGTTAAAAGTAATTTTATTTAAAATCTGATCAAGAGCTATAGAATTGTTTAAACTATAAATATTTTTTTTAACTCTTGTCTTTGGAGTAAGTATTCGGCCAAGGTTTGTTACTAAATTAAAGTTGTAGCTTTCTAAAAATAATTTATCTTTTGAGTCTTTATTGACTTCTTGTGGTTCATTTGAGCCTTGAAAATTTTCATTATATTTAAGTAAATATTCATGGTTTTGTTTATTAAAGGTGTTAAAAATATAGGGGAAAACAAGTTCAAGATTTTGAGATAGGTTATCTTTGTTATTTGGGAAGAAAGAAGTAATAACTTGAATATTTTTATTGCTAAAAAAACAATCTGTAGATTTGATTGGATTTTTAACTTTTGTGCTACTTACGAAACAAAATTCTCCACTCATTAAAAGATTGGCAAGATTTATGGTGTTTATACTTGCTTCATTGTTTTTAATTCCAACTGTTTTAAAATCACTATCTAACTTTTGCAGGTTGTTAGGCAGTGAGAGATTCACTTTATAAAATTCAATTGGTGTAAATAAATTTATTTTAAAACTTGTGTCTGTAGTTATCATTATGTTTTCAAGTAACTTATATGTTTGACTATCTGGGCATATGGTATTTTCTTGATTTAAATTAAATTTTTTAATTAACTCATTACAATCTGACATAATTTCTTGTAGGATTGAATAGCTTTTGGATGGATCTATTAGATTAAAAAAACCTTGGGTATCTTTAAATGTAAGTACATCAATTAACTCATTGTCACTTGAGAGTAGTTTTAGTTTTGTATTATTGTCTTTAATTTTAGGAGATGTTTGCAGATGCAATATAACTCCTGTTTTGTCTAAGTTTAGATTCTGGGTAATATTACTTGAATTTTTATCTACTATAAAATCAAACTTTTTT
The sequence above is drawn from the Candidatus Melainabacteria bacterium genome and encodes:
- the aroF gene encoding 3-deoxy-7-phosphoheptulonate synthase; this translates as MIIIMEPEASQEQIQNVIDHVCALGMKTIINKGVIQTVIAAIGETSKYSTDQFEILDGVRKVERIQVPFKLVSRDSHYSDTVVTLGKNVKIGGDNSPVIIAGPCSVENQENLLAIAKVVKECGAKMLRGGAFKPRTGPRAFEGLGKLGLEFLDIARKETGLKVVTEVMDARDLDLVAEFTDMLQIGARNMQNFTLLNEVGRINKPVLLKRGLSATIEEWLLAAERIMDKGNEQIVMCERGIRTFDNKYTRNTADIAAIPVIKKLSHLPIIFDPSHATGKWHLVPILAKAAIVAGAHGLIIEVHPNPEKALSDGAQTLNFENFRKLTQDINKLLEVINYGKILS